The nucleotide sequence CTTTTGTCGAGGTACCATTCGCCAGGTTCGCTCAACAATTCGGCGGCTCCAGTAAAATAAAAAGCGGAATTTCCGTTATACTCCTTTTTAGAATCTATAAATGGTGCTGGCCATGGATGTTCAAATTCAATTTTACTTTCCGGCTGGTGAAATTTAACTGCTGTACTATCGCCGCGTCTCTCAAGAGATTTCACTCGAAGATTAGCGATTGCCCACCATTGATGAATTATAAACTCCAAATCCTCTGGATTTTTAAAATCCCATTCCGGAGTTGGAATCCACATGATTTCATTTTCAGTATCTACAGAAAGTACTCTATCTAATTCTTTTTCCCCAAGGTTAGTAGCTCTCTTTGCTTTTTCGCCGTCTACCCACATTTGTCGAAAGTCAACTATATTTCCTCCAAAATGAGGAAGATTGGCGACCCAAACATTATTAGCATTATTTTCTATTTTAAAATTTAAGTCTGTGGTATTAGCTCTTCTCCAGTTTTCAATTTTAATTCCACCAGAAATAATCGGCCTTGATTTTCCTTCAGCTCTGATAACTGTGGGAGAATTTGGTGTTCCAGAATCTTCCGGACGTAACAGAATTGGTTCATAAAGTCGGTAAAGGCCATCCTTCATAATTATTTGAATACCTTCATTTTTGTCCAGTTTATTTAATCTTCTTAATTCTCTTGCTTTTCGCAGTGCAGCTGAAACTGTTGCCAATGGATTCAAACTATCTCCTGTATTACTATCTTTACCATTTGGGGAAACGTAGACCTCTGCGGCCTGAGAAAATACCCCAGTTAATAGGACAATTAAAGTCAATATTTTAGAGCAGGTTTTATTAGGCATAGTTGGCAAGTTTTTATTTAATCAATATAGTTATTCATCAATTTTATTCTATCCTGTACTTACAGGATAAGAATTAAATATATGCTCAATACTCTGGATTCTGATTCAAATTAGGGTTATCTAATACATCGGCAGGAGGAATTGGATAAATTAAATATTTCGTCATAGATTTTTCCTTCAGGGTCCAGGTTTTTAAGTATTCACCAAACCTTATTAAATCCTGACGACGATGACCTTCCCAAAAAAGTTCACGTCCTCTAACATCAAGCAAGACTCTTAAATTTAATACAGTTAAGGGATCAAGATCTCTCATAGTTCTCAATTCATTAACCACAGTTAAAGCTTCGTCTTCTAATCCTAACCTTAGCAATGCTTCTGCCTTCATAAGTTGCACATCTGCATATCGAATAAGAACTATATCATTATCAGCTGCTCCGGGATTTTCATAATCAGGAATATATTTTACAGGTCGATATCCATTCCATAGCGTAGCTCCTATGATGTTAGGAATCTCTTTTGTAAAAACTACATTTGGTAAAGGTTCTCCTTCTGAATCATATTGCTGACCAGTTAATAAACCCGCGTTGTACCCTAGTGAGGTGGTAATTGGATGCTCATAATATATTCTAATATCCTCCTTATTATTGAAAAGATCGTATAACTCGGGAGTTGAAGCAAAACCATTCCATCCTCCGCCATTAGGCAAACGAATTTCAGAGGGAAAAATAGCATGCCACCACACCCAAAGGGAATGTGATCTAACTCCTCCTTCACCTTCTATAGTAAAGATCAATTCTGATGAAATTTCATTATTATCAGGCCCAAAATTATCCCAATAAAAATCAAAATCTTTATTAACGATAGCGTTAGTATACAAAATTACTTTCTCCAAATCTTCGGCTAAAAATTCTGGTTTTTCTCTATCATTATAAACACCACGATTTAGATAGATTCTTGCAAGCAAACCTCGCGCTGCATTCTTAGAGGCCAGATATGCCGGAACATTCTCTGGCAAATTTGGAAGAGACTCTTCTATTTCATCAATAATAAAATTAACAGCCTCAGATCCTTCTAAAACGGTTGAAGGTTGTAATAAATCATCACCTGGATTTCTAAATGGGACTCTATTATAAAGGTCCAAAAGGGTGTACATAAAATAAGCTCTCAAAAATCGAGTTTCTGCTTCTTTTTCAATATTTGAAACGAAATTAAGAACATTGGTAGCATCAAAAATACCGCGATTCAGTCTTCTCCATACATCATTTATCATCGAGTTTTCTGGCATCCAGGAATGTGTATGCAATTGTCTGTAAACACCGCCATTATCCCACCCTGAAGGCCTTGATGGCACTATGGCATGATCTGCACTTATTTCCTGAAGTGCCCATACACTGCCTGAGTGCTGAATGAAATTACTATCGAAGTCCCTATATACTCTTTCAAGTAGTGCTTCTATATCAGTATTTTCTTCTAAAAAATCTTCAGCTGTTTTAGAATCCAGATCAGATTTCAAATCTTCACTTAGGTCTGAGCAAGAAGACAAAATAAAAAATGTTATAAATAAATATTTTAAAGTTCTCATAGAATTATATTTTCATTAAAAAGTAGCATTTAAGCCTAGCAAAATTGTAGTGCTTGGTGGATAAGAAATGTAATCGATGCCAAAGGATGGCACTCCACCTACACCTCTATTCGTATTAACTTCAGGATCAAAACCGCTATATCCGGTAATTAGCAATAAATTCTGACCCGTTAAGGAAAGTCGCAAATTTTTTAAAAAATTTTCCTTAACATTAAAATTATAGACAATAGAGGCATTTTGTAATCTTAAATAATCTGCATTTTCGAGGTATCTTGTAGAGACCACATTTGAATTTCCTAAACTCTCATTGCTAAAGGCTATTTGTTTAGAAGTATTTCTACCTAAGGAGAAATTAGCAGATGTTATTAGGGCATTCGCGGTGTTGTTATAAACTTGATGTCCTAAGGCTCCATTAAAACTCATATTGAAGTCAAAACTTTTGTAGCTTAAGCTCGTGTTTGCCCCAAATAAAACATTAGGATTTGGATCTCCGACAAATTTCTTCTCATCGGAATAGCGAGCAACACCATTTTCGTCAAAACCTTGAAACTCGACCATATTAAATACAAAAAGAGGTTGATTATTAATTAGCACTTGGGAGTTTGAACCGCCTCCCAATCCATTTCCGTTAATTTGACCAGTAAGTACCGGTGCACCATCATAATCTTTAAATATGTTTCTAAGATAACTTACGTTGCCTCCAATTTCCCAAGTTAGGTTATCGGTCTCCTTTATTATAGTGTTCAGCATTAATTCAAAGCCTTCATTCTGTATAGTAGCTGGAAGGTTAGTCCAAAATTGAGCATCGGGTGCCGGTTGAATAGCTGCGCGCTGAAATAATAAATCCTTTGTTTTTTTATTAAAATATTCTAGAGAGCCACTTAACTTATAATCGAAAAAGACAAAATCAAGTCCAATATTATAGGTTTCAGATGTTTCCCATTTAAGATCAGGGTTTGCAACATTGGCTAAATATATCTGCTGCCTTCCCACCTCATATCTTTCTTGACTGGCTCCTGACGGAAATTCCTGATTTCCAGTTTTACCCCATCCAACTCTAAATTTTAAATTATCAACATTCTCTGAATCATCAAAAAAGGTTTCTTCACTAAGCACCCATGCACCTGCGAAAGAAGGGAAAATTCCATATTTATTATTATCACCAAATTTAGTTGACCCATCAACTCTCAAAGTTCCAGTTAACAAAAAGCGATCTGAGAAATTTGCATTGATTCTTCCAAAATAGGATTGCAACTCGTTTACAGCATCTCGAGAAGAATTAACTGCTATATTGTCCTGGGTAGGATTTTGTAACATATCAGATCCCGGAATATTGAAGAGCTGAAAACCCTTAGCTGAGATATTATTTCTGTATCCACTATATTCTTGGAATTCATATCCAACTAATGCATTGAAATGAAAAGTATTAAAGTCTTTATCGTAATTTAAAGTATGAGTTAATGTACTGCTATTTAGAACAGAATTATTAACAACAGCCAAGCCTAAATCTGTTATTGTATTGAAAAATAATTCTCCAGAAGTATCTATAGTTCTATTTCCCTTAGAATGGTTGAGACCTAAAAGAAATTTATAATTTAATCCATCAACAATTTCAAAAGTGACTGCAAAACTGCCCAAAATATTGGTAATATCGCTTTTATCGTTGTAATAGTCAATTAATGCTAATGGATTAGTAGGTAATCCAGCAACATCATTCTCCCCTTCTAAGTAATTTCTTTGTACAAATTCACCTTGAGAATTTTTGAAAGGGACAGTTGGATTCCATTCAATAGCATTACCAACTAAACTTCCATAAATATCTGAATCTTCTGTGATAGGCGCAGCGTTATCTATGGTATTCGAGGCGAGGAGGCTAAGATCCAGTTTCAATCGATCTTCTGATAGAAATTTGAAACTTGTAGTTAGGTTGGCCGTGTACTTTTTTAAACCATTTTCTTTGATAATACCTTTTTGATCTAGTATTCCGGCAGAGAGCCTATAATTGCTTTTCGTACTACCACCGCTCACAGCTAAATTAAGATTAGTAGTAACAGCCGTTCGCATAATAGCATCGAAAGCATCAACAGATCTCCCTCCATCATAGCCTTCAAGTTCACGTTCTTCTAATGCAGCTCTAAATTGATTGGAATCCATAATTTCAGGTTTTCGACTTAAAAAGCTTATTCCTGAATCCAATACTAAATTAATCGAAGGTTCACCCCGTTTTCCCTTTTTAGTTGTAATTAAAACAACACCATTCGCGCCTCTAGACCCGTAAATTGCTGTGGCTGAAGCATCTTTTAGGATATCAATAGTTTCGATATCGTTTGGATTTATAAAGTTAAGAGGGTTGGAACCAGCCGTATTTCCTAACCCACCGTTTGCGGCTGTTGAATTAGGTTTGGTATTCCTTCCCGATAAGGGAACTCCGTCCACTACAAAAAGAGGTTGATTCCCTGATCTAACTGAAGAAGCTCCTCTAATTCTAAATGTTACTTCGCCACCTGGGGCACCACTATTATTTACCACATTTACACCAGCCACTTTACCTTGTACTAATTGATCCGGAGAAGTGATAACCCCTTTATTAAATGACTCTTCAGTAACCCTAGTTACAGCTCCGGTAAGATCTTTAACTCTACTCGTTCCATATCCAACAATAACAACTTCTTCTAAAGCAGCAGAATCCTCCAGCAGAACTACATCGATTTCGTTATTTTTATTTACTAAAATTTCTTGGGTTTCAAAGCCCATATATGAAATGATTAAGGTACTAGTTGAACTATTCAGCTCAAGTGAATAATTACCATCAAAATCGCTTTGGGTACCATTATTAGTACCTTTTTCCATAATTGTGGCACCAGTTAGAGGTGTTCCGGTTTTATCTACGACACTACCTGAAATATTAAAGTTTTGAATAAGATCAAATTTTTCAGGTTGGATATTTTTCTCTTTATACAGAACTATCTGTAAATCGTTAATCCCAAATTTTATATTTCTTTTATCTAAAATAGATTCCAAAATGTCATCAATTTCGGCATTTTGTTTATATAAGGTGATAACATCGGTTTCTTCTAAAATACTATCTTCGTACAAAAAAATATAATCACTTTTTTCCTGGATTATATTTAATAATTGAAGAATTGTAACATTCTTAACATCAATATCAATTTTGATTTGCGAGTACATATCTTTCGCATTTAGGCTTGTTAAACTTAAAACAAGAATCAGCATGCAGGATTTCATAAATACAATAAGTAATTTTTGAAAGAAAGTTTGCATAGGTTTATTAACATTTTCCTTATAAGGTTTCATAATTTTATGTTTCAATTTAGATTGATAAGCAATACATATAAATTTCACATGCCTTTCACACATATGGCATTTTTAGTTCATAATTCAGTTCATAGGCTCTTATATTATTTAATGATTATTGAATGATCCTTAATTTCAAAATCGAAACCGGAGGTCTGTAATATTTTAAGCACAGATTCAATATTTTCGTTAAGATGAAGGCGGCCAGAAAATCTTTTTTGCATAACATCAGAATTTGCTGTATAATTAATTCTTATGTTATAATATCTTGAAAGCTTCGTAAATATAGATTCAAGCTTTTCATTCTTAAGAATAAAATAACCATCTCGCCATGAAAAGTATCTACTAAGATCAACATGTTTATTCAAAGACTTGCCTGTTCTAACGTGATATTCGGCAATCCTTCCTGGTGTAATCTTAAATGATTCGTATTTACTCTTTTTATAAGCTATTCTTACACTACCACTTTTTAATGCCGTATGATGAATTGAATCATCTGCATAAGCAGAAATATTGAAAACAGTTCCTAAAACTTCTACATTCTGGTATTCTGTAAGAACTCTAAAGGGTTTATTATGATCATGTTTTATCTCGAAAATTGCTTCCCCCTCCAAATGAACCTCTCTATTTTCGCTATTAAAAATAGTAGGATAGATGAGTTTAGAGCCAGAATTTAGCCAAACTTCTGAGCCATCTGAAAGTTTCAGTTGAGCACGTTTACCGTAAGGAACTATTAATGTATTTAATACAATTTTATCATTTTGTTGAGAATTCAGTGTTATAAATTTATCATCTTCTATAATCACTTTTCTTCCCGATGATAAATATTGAATTTTATTTTCGTTATTATTTAGAATTACTTTTTTTTCACCTAACATAACAATGACCTGTTCTGAATCATATGAATTAACCTCTGGAGTATGTTGTACAAAATCTTCTTTAGGAGATGAAAGCGAAGATTGGAAAAAATAATATAAACCTATTACACATAAAAGTGAAGCAGCAGCAGAAATTGAAAAAACACGTGCCATTTTTCTTTTCAACTTTTGCTTTTTCAATTGCGCTGCAGATTGTAATATGCGTCTTCGTAATAGTTGCTTTTCAAATTTGCAAAGCATATAATCCTTATTATTATTCATAATTTCAAACTAATTCCCCCTATATTTAGGCTTCTATTTGTATAGAGAACTTTATTGTTGATATATAGACACCTTTTCTGTTTTTTTTAATAAAAAAACAATTATTACTTATTTGATTACGAATTTAATATTCTAATACTTAATTTGAAGATGGATCAACTTAGAAAAATAATATGATAATTTTTTTTCTAAGTTCTTTTATTGAACGGTATACTAAAGTACGTGCAGAGGATATAGAAACATTAAGATTTGCTGCTATTTCAGAATAACTTCGGTCTTCTATAAACTTCAATTTTAGGGCGGTAGCTTGATGAGGAGTGAGACACTTCAATGCTTTTTGTAGTTTATTTTTTTTAAAAAAATAAAGCTCCATATCTATAATGGTATTTTCTGCATTAGAAGTGTCTAAAGCATACAAATTATTTTCAAAATCATAAGATTTTAAAATAATATCTTTTGCTTTTATACTTTTAAATAGCGTTCTTTTAAAGCTAGTGATTAAATAAGATCTAATATTTTTTACGATAGAAAGATTACTATGGTATTTATAAAGTTCAATAAACGAATCATGTATTGCATCTTTTACTAAAGCACGATCTCTTTTGATAGAAATTCCTATATTGAAAAGATCATCAGCGTATTTATCGTAAAAAAAACCCAAAGCATCTAATGAGCCAACACGAAGTTTTTGCCATGCTTCCTTTTCATCGCTAAATTCAGGTTTATTTTGTGCTTCAAATGACATATGTTTTTTTAAATACCATTCATCTTAAAAGTAGATGTCATAATTGTTACTAAACAATTTCAATAATTAATTTTCCCATTTAATCGTTTAATATTCCAAAACAATAAACAATGATAGCCCCAAGCATATTGAATGAATTGAAAAAAAAATAATGGATAGATTAATCATCATCCGCTATAGAAAAATTGAAAAACAATATCATCTTTTTGCTTCGTATGCGCCAGTCATCAAATGTGCCGTAATCGAAGAAAATATTTTTTTGCCCATCTGGCCCCAAACGTTCTGGCTGATTTGTCTTACTTCCAATAGCAGGAATTGCCTGCATAAAAGAAATATCCTGTTCTGGAAAAGGAGGTGACGTTCGAGCTTCGAACTCCTTTTGAGGATATTCAGGAGTATATAATCTCAAAAATACATCATCGGTAGCCGTTGCTACCAAAAACGACTGTTCTTTTGATTCAATTTTTGCCCAGTACAAATTTGAATGATACCCTTTAAATTCAGGATAAACCATAGGTGAAACACCAGTTATAGTATTGTTGTAATCTTTTTGATGAATTCCATATTCCACGCCCTGCATTCTGTTTTTCCAAACTCGATAAGGACCATCCCCAAGCCATGTAACGCCTTCGACTAAATTTTCGGGATATGAAAAATCTACACCCATGTAATCGAAATCTACATCGTATTCTTCTGGCTTGTAAAAAATTTCCAGTTTTACCCAACCCGTAGGATAAAATATCCAAATAAATTCTTTCATTCTCGATTCTGGTTTGAATGAAGATGTTATTGTAATTGAGTCATTTGATTTTTGGATGTTTAAAGAATCAAATAAAACTTTACCAGCACTTAGATGAGGACCACTATTAAAAGGTATTTCACCTTTTCTATTAGCCACATGCTTTAATTGTCCATTATTCTTATCAATAAGATATTCTACATTTCCAGCCTTAATTTTATATTCGTCCTCTTCTTCTGTTACACTCAAAGAGGTTTTATTCACGGGTTGACTAATTAACCCTTTTATAAGGTTTCGAGGCATTTTAATAGGCCAACTCCGGGTATAAATTTCCTTACCGAACTTATCGGTAACCGAAACATGTAGAACATCAAATTCAAACCAATTCTCAGGAAGATCAAGTTCTAATTCTCCAATACGATTCGGTGCGATATTTGGTGAGTTAGCTTTCCCTTCAGTTTTTTCTACAGATGAATTATCACCTGGTAATGATATTTTTTTGAGTTCCCAATTGAAATTTAAATCCTTCAAATTGGTGTAGAAATATCGATTTTCAATCTTGAGTTTACCATCAAAATATTTGCTTATACTTTTATCCTGGAAATGCACGGGAGACCATATTTCTTTAATAGCGTAATAACTAGCTTCTTTTTCATGAAAAGGGCCCAAAATCCCATCAGCAGCAGCTCCATTATAGGTGTCAATTTCTCCAGTGTCTGTTCGCTTCACTCCTTCATCAGCAAAAACCCAAATAAATCCTCCGGCAGCAAGCGGATTATCCCAAATCATTTTGTTCCAAAAATCATTTAAACCAGCACCAGCACCACCATCATACATTCCGTGTAAAAACTCAGTTGGAAAAACAACATTCTGGCCATTCCAGTATGTTCCAACTCCATAATTATAAGGTCGATAATGCTCATTCGATAACCCGTTGAAGCTTTGCCAAGGATGTATTGTTCTACGATTTTGAATGTCGTATTTCTGAAAAAGTGAGTCTAGATCTGTATTATGTCCTCCTTCGTTACCATTGTCCCAAAATACAATAGAAGGATGATTAATATCACGAATAACCATTTCTTTTACTAACTTGCTGCCTACTTCAGTATCATAGGATGCATGCCATCCGGCAAGTTCATCCAGTACAAAGAGTCCCAAAGAATCAGCTACTTCCAGAAAATGTTGATCGGGCGGATAATGTGACATACGCACCGCATTCATATTCATACTTTTAATTAATTCCGCATCCGCTATGCTTCTTGTTCTACTAGAGGCTCGGCCTGTTATTGGCCAGAAAGTATGTCTGTTTACACCTTTAAACTTTATTTTTGTCCCATTTACATATATTCCATCTCGCTCTCGCAATTGGATTGTTCTAAAACCAAAGTTTTGTGTGAGTTCATGAATAGTTTTACTATTATTTTTCAATCTGAACTCTACCTTGTATAAATTTGGATCTTCAGGATTCCAAGTTTGGATATTTTCAAAATTTGATTGAATTATTACGGAATTTGAGCCCTTATTAAGGTCAATGGTAAAAGTCTCCCCGACTGGATCTCCATTTAAACTAAAGATTTGAGCATCCAGACTCCCATTTCTATGAATATTATTACAAAAAATTTCTGCTTCAAACTGACCATCGGCCTGCGCATTAATAGCTACTCTTTCTATGTTTTGAAAAGGTTTTGCCTGTAAGTATACCGGACGAAAAATCCCGCCAAAAATCCAGTAATCGGCATGTCTTTCGGCCTGATTCACGGATTCATTTTTGGAATGTTTTTTGACGCTCACTTCCAGTAAATTATATTCAGAACCAAAATTCAGTAAATCCGAAATATTGTATTTGAAACGATAAAAAGCTCCTTGATGTACCGGGCCTGCAAGTTTACCATTAATTTTAACTTCGGTATCCGTCATCGATCCCTCAAAAACGATTTCTATTTGTTTATTTTTCCACTCTAATGGAATATTAAATTCGTACTTATAATGACCTATTTCCTTCCCTCTATCTTCGTCTTCTGCATGTCCGTAATTGTAAATTCCAAAACCGAATTGCTCCCAATTAGAAGGTACAGGAATTGTAGTCCATTCGTTTGCTTTTCTCCCATCATCAACCATAAATTTCCAGTCTACAGTCTGGTCACTACCGGTACCAGATAAATATTGAATTTCTGTTTCCTGAGCAAAGGCTTCTGAAAGAAAAAATACGTAAGTAAAAAATATAACTAGTTTGAAAAATGATCTCATTTAATTTCCGAGTTAGAGTTGGAAAGCTTAGATTTTTTATACAAAAAAAATTAGTAACCAGGATTTTGGCGGAGTTCTGAATCAATATTAGCGTCTATAGCAGATTGAGGAATAGGAAAAAGATTGTGATAATCCTGCACACTTGAACTACTTTCCGGATTATATTTTCTTACCCGTTCTGACAACAAACCCAATCGATTTAAAGTTAAACGCCTTGGTTCTTCAATAATTAGTTCTCTGGCACGTTCATCCAATATATAATCTATGTTAATATCTGATGCTGTTATCAATTCTGCCTTGGCTCGCTTTTTAAGCGTATTTATATCGTTTGCAGCTTCTTCAAGATTACCATTACGAAAATATGCCTCCGCTCTCAATAAGTATGTTTCTGCAAGTCGCATAACGTAAGTATCCTTAAAGGCTCTACCATAAGTTGGGCCTTCAGGAAATAACTGTGGTTCTATTTTCATGACCATCGGATAATACTGAACTAATGTATCAAGATTCGTAATTGAGGGATTTACTTTCTCTCCAAAATAAGGAGAATCAGGATTATTATAATAATATTCTCTTTTAATATTGTATTTCGAATTTCTCATATCCATTGGATCTTCATTCCATATCTTATCATAGTAATATGTTGAAGGTCGAACCCAGGCGACTCCTCTCCCTAAACTATCTGTTGTAAGCTGCATTCCAGAATTACCCTGCGGATCTTTTATATTCCACCATTTAGGTCCCCACGCTCTTAACCATCCATTAGAATACCATTTGGCGCCCCCGGCTGTTCCTCCTGGAGTTTGAAATTCGAATTGCAAAGCCCATATTGTTTCTGTATTGGTAGTACTAGAACGATTTTGATTTTCATCCTTAAATAAATCTGCGAAAACATCTCCCGGCTTGTCAAGATAATTTCCAAATCTTTCAGTCATCAATTCATATCTTGGAGATTCTATAACTTTAGAAGCACTTGCCACTGCAGCATCAAAATCACCTAGACTTATATATACCTCAGACAATAGATGGTCTGCAGCGCCCTTCTCAATTCGTCCATCAAAAGGTGCCTCTACTGGTAGCCACTGGCTTGCAAATTCAAGATCCTCTTTGGCAAAATCGTAAACTTCTATTCTAGGACTTCTCACAAAATCAGTCTTTGGATTATTATAAATCTGATTAACTAGAGGAACATCTCCATAAAGTTTTGCTAAAATATTATATACATAACCTCTAAAAAACCGGGCTTCAGCTATAACTGTATTTTTTTGTTCTTCACTCTCCCAAACCGCATCTGGACCATTCGCAAATTCTATGATAGTATTTGCTCTTGGAATAACATCCAAATATGCCCAATCCCAATAGAATTCCACAGAAAACTGAGTTGGTGTTAACCAAGTTTGGTAATTCTCAAAATCGGCAAGTGATCTGTCCCCCGTATATGCTACATCGGTTCCAAGCCACAAAGAGTTCATTCTCGAACCATCAGGATAAAAATACATTTCTCTAGCCGCAACATGTAATGCTACAATTGCACTTTCAAAACCGCCTATATCTTTTAAGATGTTATTAGAATTTGGAAAGCCCAATGGTTCTTCTTCCAAAAATTCTTTATTACATGAAGTAAGAAACATTAGAAAACTTGCTCCAATTAAAAAATATTTTAGTGGATTTTTATTTAATTTCATATCAAGAATTTTTATTAAAAACTTAAATCAAGCCCGGCTACTATGGTCCTAGCTGAAGGATATAAATTATTTATATTGTTATATCCACTTTCGGGATCAGGACCCATCCAATCTGTAAAAATCAGTAAATTTCTTCCGCTTACATAAATTTTCAAATTTTTCATATTTAAAGAGTTTACAAAATCAGAATCAAATTTATAAGCTAGTGTAGCATCCTGAAGCCTTATAAAATCTTTGCTTTGATAAAAAGACATTCCTAATGGATTAGTCCAGTTAAGGGATGGTCTTGTGTTAGATTGATTCTCAGGGGTCCAATACCCTGCATCAACCATATTTACAGATCTTCCTGGAAAACTATTTCCTGAATAACCGCTTGGATCCAGAATATTTAAAGGTGCTTCCCAACCCTGTGCACTATTTACAAAAAACGAAAAGGAGAAATTTTTGTATTCAAAATTATTTCCTAATCCGAGTCTATATTTTGGTTGCCCCTGACTAATAATTGTTCGATCTTCAGGTGTAATGATTCCATCATTATTTATGTCTTTTACTTTTACCCATCCTGGCATATAACCCTCTGGAATATCATCTCCTTCCTGATAAATACCGTCAAATACGTAATCAAAATTTGAATTTATAGGTTGGCCAATAAACCAACGGTTACTAACATCATCATCTTCAATACCATCTCTATTATTATCATTCCCATATAGACGAACAATTTTGTTTTTATTAGTTGAAAAAATAATTGATGAGCTCCATCGAAATTGTGATTTAGGATAATCTATATTAATCGTAGAAAGACTTACTTCTAAACCTTTATTATTTAATTCACCGATATTAGTGAGCACACTAGAAAATCCATTTATCACAGGAATGCTTCTTGCCGTTAATAAATCTATTGTCTTAGTATCATAATATTCAACTGTACCATCTATTCTTCTGTCTAAAATTGTAAAATCTACTGCGGCGTTGAAAGATGTAGATGTTTCCCATTTTAAGTTTGGATTAGGCATATTTCCAGAGAGTGGAAAAGAGCCCGTATAGGTCTGACTGCCTTCGCCAAAAACATACTGATCGAAAGCAGAGCGATCTAAAGAAGAATAAGGATCTATGGATTGATTACCTACTTGTCCAAAAG is from Zunongwangia endophytica and encodes:
- a CDS encoding glycoside hydrolase family 2 TIM barrel-domain containing protein, encoding MRSFFKLVIFFTYVFFLSEAFAQETEIQYLSGTGSDQTVDWKFMVDDGRKANEWTTIPVPSNWEQFGFGIYNYGHAEDEDRGKEIGHYKYEFNIPLEWKNKQIEIVFEGSMTDTEVKINGKLAGPVHQGAFYRFKYNISDLLNFGSEYNLLEVSVKKHSKNESVNQAERHADYWIFGGIFRPVYLQAKPFQNIERVAINAQADGQFEAEIFCNNIHRNGSLDAQIFSLNGDPVGETFTIDLNKGSNSVIIQSNFENIQTWNPEDPNLYKVEFRLKNNSKTIHELTQNFGFRTIQLRERDGIYVNGTKIKFKGVNRHTFWPITGRASSRTRSIADAELIKSMNMNAVRMSHYPPDQHFLEVADSLGLFVLDELAGWHASYDTEVGSKLVKEMVIRDINHPSIVFWDNGNEGGHNTDLDSLFQKYDIQNRRTIHPWQSFNGLSNEHYRPYNYGVGTYWNGQNVVFPTEFLHGMYDGGAGAGLNDFWNKMIWDNPLAAGGFIWVFADEGVKRTDTGEIDTYNGAAADGILGPFHEKEASYYAIKEIWSPVHFQDKSISKYFDGKLKIENRYFYTNLKDLNFNWELKKISLPGDNSSVEKTEGKANSPNIAPNRIGELELDLPENWFEFDVLHVSVTDKFGKEIYTRSWPIKMPRNLIKGLISQPVNKTSLSVTEEEDEYKIKAGNVEYLIDKNNGQLKHVANRKGEIPFNSGPHLSAGKVLFDSLNIQKSNDSITITSSFKPESRMKEFIWIFYPTGWVKLEIFYKPEEYDVDFDYMGVDFSYPENLVEGVTWLGDGPYRVWKNRMQGVEYGIHQKDYNNTITGVSPMVYPEFKGYHSNLYWAKIESKEQSFLVATATDDVFLRLYTPEYPQKEFEARTSPPFPEQDISFMQAIPAIGSKTNQPERLGPDGQKNIFFDYGTFDDWRIRSKKMILFFNFSIADDD
- a CDS encoding RagB/SusD family nutrient uptake outer membrane protein, with the translated sequence MKLNKNPLKYFLIGASFLMFLTSCNKEFLEEEPLGFPNSNNILKDIGGFESAIVALHVAAREMYFYPDGSRMNSLWLGTDVAYTGDRSLADFENYQTWLTPTQFSVEFYWDWAYLDVIPRANTIIEFANGPDAVWESEEQKNTVIAEARFFRGYVYNILAKLYGDVPLVNQIYNNPKTDFVRSPRIEVYDFAKEDLEFASQWLPVEAPFDGRIEKGAADHLLSEVYISLGDFDAAVASASKVIESPRYELMTERFGNYLDKPGDVFADLFKDENQNRSSTTNTETIWALQFEFQTPGGTAGGAKWYSNGWLRAWGPKWWNIKDPQGNSGMQLTTDSLGRGVAWVRPSTYYYDKIWNEDPMDMRNSKYNIKREYYYNNPDSPYFGEKVNPSITNLDTLVQYYPMVMKIEPQLFPEGPTYGRAFKDTYVMRLAETYLLRAEAYFRNGNLEEAANDINTLKKRAKAELITASDINIDYILDERARELIIEEPRRLTLNRLGLLSERVRKYNPESSSSVQDYHNLFPIPQSAIDANIDSELRQNPGY